Proteins encoded in a region of the Zea mays cultivar B73 chromosome 2, Zm-B73-REFERENCE-NAM-5.0, whole genome shotgun sequence genome:
- the LOC103649263 gene encoding uncharacterized protein, producing the protein MISFTKWTTVEVVLQIPPAFPVCTYNLTPIDQLQPRMDYKEYFTDVLGVVSVISQVSSVRTRGRQAEVMKRTVTISNARDTGPTVDVVLWGERATAFPAEQVHRDSGSSPQIIIFVGTLVRSYADNVSLSGGSSCKWYINESVPEVNALRASAETNHHPVIWDQGKAAAESTVIAVPEHKKLKDIKYLHPFENKKKEWLVIVKVLKIDSSWWYNACKKCLRTTKPHGDTYKCTNISCDNIGSPTPSAFGHEHHQLWRPAFGN; encoded by the exons ATGATCAGCTTTACAAAGTGGACTACGGTTGAGGTTGTCCTCCAGATCCCCCCTGCTTTTCCGGTTTGCACATATAACCTCACTCCCATAGACCAGCTGCAACCGCGCATGGACTACAAGGAATATTTCACTG ATGTGCTCGGTGTTGTCAGCGTGATCTCCCAGGTTTCATCAGTACGCACAAGGGGACGACAGGCTGAGGTTATGAAGAGAACAGTCACTATAAGCAATGCAAG GGATACCGGTCCAACCGTTGATGTTGTGCTTTGGGGCGAGCGGGCCACAGCTTTCCCAGCTGAACAGGTCCACAGGGACAGTGGATCCTCACCACAGATCATAATATTTGTTGGCACTCTCGTGAGGAGCTACGCTG ATAATGTGTCTTTGTCGGGAGGATCGTCATGCAAGTGGTACATAAACGAATCGGTCCCGGAAGTAAACGCTCTCAGAGCTAG TGCTGAAACCAACCACCACCCTGTCATCTGGGATCAGGGCAAAGCAGCTGCTGAGAGTACAGTAATTGCAGTTCCTGAACataagaagctcaaggatattaaGTACCTCCATCCTTTTGAAAATAAG AAGAAGGAATGGCTTGTCATCGTAAAGGTGCTCAAGATTGATAGCTCATGGTGGTACAACGCATGCAAAAAATGCCTTAGGACAACCAAACCGCACGGTGACACATACAAGTGCACCAATATTTCCTGTGACAACATAGGATCGCCTACCCCAAG TGCTTTTGGACACGAGCACCACCAGCTATGGAGGCCCGCTTTTGGGAACTGA
- the LOC103647764 gene encoding peptidyl-prolyl cis-trans isomerase FKBP62-like: MHFVIASQDKKKCIEIPAACELLNLVLSFLNNAACKLRLNDYKEAKELCTEVLESDNTNVKALYRRAQAHMHLVDLDLAEADIKKALEIDPDNRDVKMGYKRLKEKVKEYKRRDAKLYGNMISKLSKLEDTEDNGQMSQTVNKKCGLLWPLSEMVRRFFTADGSKGFTLWPALRLLIPVIALVAVCVGYYMHSSVEEIDCTNC, translated from the exons ATGCATTTCGTCATTGCCTCACAG GATAAGAAGAAATGTATAGAAATACCAGCTGCCTGTGAGTTGCTGAATCTAGTATTATCTTTCCTCAACAATGCCGCATGTAAACTAAGACTTAATGATTACAAGGAAGCAAAGGAACTGTGTACCGAG GTCCTGGAATCTGACAACACAAACGTGAAGGCCTTGTACAGAAGGGCACAGGCACACATGCATCTTGTTGATCTTGATTTGGCAGAGGCAGATATCAAGAAAGCTCTAGAAATAGATCCTGACAACAG GGATGTGAAGATGGGGTACAAGAGGCTaaaggagaaggtcaaggagtacAAAAGAAGGGATGCCAAATTATATGGCAACATGATTTCCAAGTTGAGCAAGCTTGAAGACACGGAAGATAAT GGCCAAATGAGTCAGACAGTAAACAAGAAGTGTGGGCTCTTATGGCCACTGTCGGAAATGGTTAGGAGATTCTTCACTGCCGATGGTAGCAAGGGTTTCACGCTGTGGCCTGCGCTGAGGCTATTGATCCCGGTAATAGCATTGGTTGCAGTTTGTGTGGGTTACTACATGCACAGCAGTGTTGAAGAGATAGACTGCACCAACTGTTAG